From a single Streptomyces sp. 1331.2 genomic region:
- a CDS encoding PadR family transcriptional regulator has translation MSIRHGLLALLDQGPRYGYQLRTEFEARTGATWPLNVGQVYTTLSRLERDGLVEPAGEDEDGHQFYAVTDAGRTELRAWFDTPVPRTNPPRDELAIKLAMAVTVPGVDVSAVVQGQRRHSIKALQDYTRLKGRALAGESRPGVVPSASNDLAWLLVLDQLIFQTEAEIRWLDHCETRLAQQAEALQAEARAAEAGGGPGTAPAPAKRGRRLRA, from the coding sequence ATGTCCATCCGTCACGGTCTGCTCGCCCTGCTCGACCAGGGCCCGCGCTACGGCTACCAGCTGCGCACCGAGTTCGAGGCGCGCACCGGCGCCACCTGGCCCCTCAACGTCGGGCAGGTCTACACCACGCTGTCCCGGCTGGAGCGCGACGGCCTGGTCGAGCCCGCGGGGGAGGACGAGGACGGCCACCAGTTCTACGCCGTCACCGACGCCGGCCGCACCGAGCTGCGGGCCTGGTTCGACACCCCGGTGCCCCGGACCAACCCGCCGCGCGACGAACTGGCCATCAAGCTCGCCATGGCCGTCACCGTCCCCGGCGTGGACGTCTCCGCGGTCGTCCAGGGCCAGCGCCGACACAGCATCAAGGCGCTGCAGGACTACACCCGGCTCAAGGGCCGCGCCCTGGCGGGGGAGTCACGCCCCGGCGTGGTGCCCTCTGCGAGCAACGACCTCGCCTGGCTGCTCGTCCTCGACCAGCTGATCTTCCAGACCGAAGCCGAGATCCGCTGGCTCGACCACTGCGAGACCCGGCTCGCCCAGCAGGCCGAAGCCCTGCAGGCCGAGGCCCGGGCCGCCGAGGCCGGCGGCGGCCCGGGCACCGCGCCCGCGCCCGCCAAGCGCGGCCGCCGACTGCGTGCCTGA
- a CDS encoding PP2C family protein-serine/threonine phosphatase codes for MSATGWIRERFTGPAPAPASGATGTWPRTALALPFLGMALIVVLDYLSGTEVTVEPALTAVPALAAVVSRRTWYPFVIGLCTEAAAFLMAFRSDALHESVHAASVIAILLVATIGWVSATLRLRQERALADAQLVASIARRVLLRPVPERVGTVRAAVHYEAAAAHARIGGDLYEVVNTRHGVRAVVGDVRGKGLGAVETAAAVLGAFREAAHQEPALDRVAGWLAVSLDRALHENDHPGVEEEFVTLVLIGVRPDGSAEIVNCGHPAPLLLRGSQVVALELAETVPPLGVLDPADVRPPVHRVPLLGGDRVLLFTDGVIEARDRAGTFYPLAERFPRCADGHPADVLQRLHEDVVRHVGRQLGDDAAMLLLQYDPPPASILQLPQQAGVLTRH; via the coding sequence TTGAGCGCGACCGGATGGATCAGAGAGCGGTTCACCGGGCCGGCCCCGGCGCCCGCTTCCGGCGCGACCGGCACCTGGCCGAGGACGGCGCTCGCGCTGCCCTTCCTCGGCATGGCGCTGATCGTCGTCCTCGACTACCTCAGCGGCACCGAGGTGACGGTCGAACCCGCCCTCACCGCCGTACCCGCGCTGGCCGCCGTGGTCAGCCGCCGCACCTGGTACCCGTTCGTCATCGGCCTGTGCACCGAGGCGGCGGCCTTCCTGATGGCCTTCCGCAGCGACGCGCTCCACGAGTCCGTGCACGCCGCCAGCGTCATCGCGATCCTGCTGGTCGCCACCATCGGCTGGGTCAGCGCCACCCTGAGACTGCGCCAGGAACGGGCGCTGGCCGACGCCCAGCTGGTCGCCTCGATCGCCCGCCGGGTGCTGCTGCGCCCCGTCCCCGAACGGGTCGGCACCGTCCGGGCCGCCGTCCACTACGAGGCCGCCGCCGCGCACGCCCGGATCGGCGGCGACCTCTACGAGGTGGTCAACACCCGGCACGGCGTGCGGGCCGTGGTCGGGGACGTGCGCGGCAAGGGCCTCGGCGCGGTCGAGACGGCCGCCGCCGTGCTCGGCGCATTCCGCGAGGCCGCCCACCAGGAGCCCGCACTGGACCGGGTGGCCGGCTGGCTGGCCGTCAGCCTGGACCGCGCCCTGCACGAGAACGACCACCCCGGAGTGGAGGAGGAGTTCGTCACCCTGGTGCTGATCGGCGTCCGGCCCGACGGTTCCGCCGAGATCGTCAACTGCGGCCACCCCGCCCCGCTGCTGCTGCGCGGCAGTCAGGTCGTGGCGCTCGAACTCGCCGAGACCGTACCGCCGTTGGGCGTCCTCGACCCAGCCGACGTCCGCCCGCCGGTGCACCGGGTGCCGCTGCTCGGCGGCGACCGCGTGCTGCTCTTCACCGACGGAGTGATCGAGGCCCGCGACCGCGCCGGCACCTTCTACCCGCTCGCCGAACGCTTCCCGCGCTGTGCCGACGGCCACCCCGCCGACGTCCTGCAGCGTCTGCACGAGGACGTGGTGCGCCACGTCGGACGCCAGCTCGGCGACGACGCGGCGATGCTGCTCCTGCAGTACGACCCCCCACCCGCCAGCATCCTCCAACTCCCGCAGCAGGCCGGGGTCCTGACCCGCCACTGA
- the nudC gene encoding NAD(+) diphosphatase has translation MEPVSTVPETERPLYLALARSGVDRAAEHRFDEPWLAAAWSHPATRVLPIAGGEAFVVDTPQGTELVLLPSFEAPQTGDRYFLGTDQDGVSYFALAGESLPGRLDGDARPAGLREVGAMLSDRDAGLLVHAVALEHWHRLHSFCSRCGHPTEKAGAGHVRRCTSCAAEHYPRTDPAVIMVITDEQDRCLLGRQALWPEGRWSTLAGFVEPGESIEQAVAREVHEEAGVQVGEVQYVASQPWPFPSSLMLGFTGRALPGGTEITVDGEELAEARWFSREELRAGMEAGEILPPSGISIARHLVELWYGEPLPAAARW, from the coding sequence ATGGAACCTGTGAGCACCGTGCCTGAGACCGAGCGCCCGCTGTACCTGGCACTGGCCCGGTCCGGGGTGGACCGGGCGGCCGAGCACCGCTTCGACGAGCCCTGGCTGGCGGCGGCCTGGAGCCACCCGGCCACCCGGGTGCTGCCGATCGCCGGCGGCGAGGCCTTCGTGGTCGACACCCCGCAGGGCACCGAACTCGTGCTGCTGCCCTCGTTCGAGGCACCGCAGACCGGCGACCGGTACTTCCTCGGCACCGACCAGGACGGCGTCTCGTACTTCGCGCTGGCCGGCGAGAGCCTGCCCGGGCGCTTGGACGGCGATGCCCGCCCGGCCGGGCTGCGGGAGGTCGGCGCGATGCTGTCGGACCGGGACGCCGGACTGCTGGTGCACGCCGTCGCGCTGGAGCACTGGCACCGGCTGCACAGCTTCTGCTCGCGCTGCGGGCACCCGACCGAGAAGGCCGGCGCCGGCCACGTGCGGCGCTGCACCTCCTGCGCGGCCGAGCACTACCCGCGCACCGACCCGGCGGTGATCATGGTGATCACCGACGAGCAGGACCGCTGCCTGCTCGGCCGTCAGGCGCTGTGGCCGGAGGGCCGCTGGTCGACGCTGGCCGGCTTCGTCGAGCCGGGGGAGTCGATCGAGCAGGCGGTGGCCCGCGAGGTGCACGAGGAGGCGGGCGTGCAGGTCGGCGAGGTGCAGTACGTGGCCAGCCAACCCTGGCCGTTCCCGTCCAGCCTGATGCTCGGCTTCACGGGCCGGGCACTGCCCGGCGGCACCGAGATCACCGTGGACGGCGAGGAGCTGGCCGAGGCGCGCTGGTTCTCCCGCGAGGAGCTGCGGGCCGGGATGGAGGCCGGCGAGATCCTGCCGCCGTCCGGGATCTCGATCGCCCGGCACCTGGTGGAGCTCTGGTACGGCGAGCCGCTGCCCGCGGCGGCGCGCTGGTAA
- a CDS encoding endonuclease/exonuclease/phosphatase family protein has translation MSQLRIATFNLLHGQPLAPDGAPRPYPPDPGAPLARAVAELDADVLALQEVDRGQARSGGTDQAAVAAAAMGAKDWRFAAALHGRPAPVAGWLPEPDGPNGLRVYGPGEVDDDAPPSYGTALLTRLPVRHWRARRFAPAPFGLPLRVAGRRGLTPVPDEPRAALAAVLEGDRGPFTVVAAHLSFVPGWNMAQLAGIRRWIADLPQPYLVLGDFNLVGAVPRTVLGGATVLERTAPRARVRELRAARRARPQLTEPRRRRVREPRARLQGWYDLARTPTYPSHRPAVQFDHVLAIGVPRTAVGPAAAPRTEVSDHRPLLVEVSL, from the coding sequence GTGAGCCAGTTGCGCATCGCCACCTTCAACCTCCTGCACGGTCAGCCGCTCGCCCCGGACGGCGCGCCACGGCCCTACCCGCCCGACCCCGGCGCCCCGCTGGCCCGGGCGGTGGCCGAGCTGGACGCGGACGTGCTGGCGCTCCAGGAGGTCGACCGGGGCCAGGCCCGCTCCGGCGGCACCGACCAGGCCGCGGTGGCCGCCGCGGCGATGGGCGCCAAGGACTGGCGCTTCGCCGCCGCCCTGCACGGGCGCCCGGCCCCGGTGGCCGGCTGGCTGCCGGAGCCGGACGGGCCGAACGGCCTGCGGGTGTACGGGCCCGGCGAGGTGGACGACGACGCCCCACCCTCGTACGGGACGGCCCTGCTGACCAGGCTTCCGGTACGGCACTGGCGGGCCCGACGGTTCGCCCCGGCACCGTTCGGCCTGCCCCTGCGGGTGGCCGGTCGACGCGGACTGACCCCGGTGCCGGACGAGCCACGGGCGGCGCTGGCGGCGGTGCTGGAGGGCGATCGCGGGCCGTTCACCGTGGTGGCGGCGCACCTGTCCTTCGTGCCGGGCTGGAACATGGCGCAGCTCGCGGGCATCCGGCGGTGGATCGCCGACCTGCCGCAGCCGTACTTGGTGCTGGGCGACTTCAACCTGGTCGGCGCGGTGCCGCGCACGGTGCTCGGCGGGGCGACGGTGCTGGAGCGCACCGCGCCGCGGGCCCGGGTGCGGGAGCTGCGGGCGGCCCGGCGGGCACGGCCGCAGCTGACCGAGCCGCGCCGGCGGCGGGTGCGCGAGCCCCGGGCGCGGCTGCAGGGCTGGTACGACCTGGCGCGCACGCCGACCTACCCCTCGCACCGGCCGGCGGTGCAGTTCGACCACGTGCTGGCGATCGGTGTGCCGCGCACGGCGGTCGGCCCGGCGGCGGCGCCGCGCACGGAGGTCTCGGACCACCGGCCGCTGCTGGTCGAGGTCTCGCTCTAG
- a CDS encoding dipeptidase — protein sequence MTRTPDSAVRSYIDSHQAAFLADLSEWLAIPSVSADPERAGEVRRSAEWLAAKLRETGFPVAEVWETDGLPAVFAEWPSGDASAPTVLVYGHHDVQPAAKEDGWETEPFTPTVVGGRLYARGAADDKGQVFFHTLGVRAHLAATGRTAPAVNLKLLIEGEEESGSPNFAALVRREAERLAADVVVISDTGMWSAETPTVCTGMRGLADAQIDLYGPDTDIHSGSFGGAVPNPAQVAAELAAALHDADRRVAVPGFYDGVVELTERERELFAELPFDEEQWLRVAKSYGTRGEAGYTTLERIWARPTAEVNGIWGGYTGPGGKTIVPTSAHLKLSFRLVAGQEVEKVREAVRAWVAERVPEGIRYELVFPGATRPCLTPLDHPALQSTVRAMGRAFGQKILFTREGGSGPAADLQDVLGAPVLFLGISVPSDGWHSVNEKVELDLLAKGVETAAYLWGDLAENFRPGA from the coding sequence ATGACGAGAACCCCGGACAGCGCCGTCCGCTCCTACATCGACTCGCACCAGGCCGCCTTCCTCGCCGACCTCTCGGAGTGGCTGGCCATCCCCTCGGTCTCCGCCGACCCGGAGCGCGCCGGCGAGGTGCGGCGCTCCGCCGAGTGGCTGGCGGCCAAGTTGCGCGAGACCGGCTTCCCGGTGGCCGAGGTGTGGGAGACGGACGGCCTGCCGGCGGTGTTCGCCGAGTGGCCCTCCGGGGACGCGTCCGCGCCGACCGTCCTGGTGTACGGGCACCACGACGTGCAGCCCGCCGCCAAGGAGGACGGCTGGGAGACCGAGCCGTTCACCCCGACCGTGGTCGGCGGCCGGCTGTACGCGCGCGGCGCCGCCGACGACAAGGGGCAGGTGTTCTTCCACACCCTGGGTGTGCGCGCCCACCTGGCCGCCACCGGCCGCACCGCCCCGGCCGTCAACCTCAAGCTGCTGATCGAGGGCGAGGAGGAGTCCGGCTCGCCGAACTTCGCCGCCCTGGTCCGTCGGGAGGCCGAGCGGCTGGCCGCCGACGTCGTGGTCATCTCGGACACCGGCATGTGGTCCGCCGAGACGCCGACCGTCTGCACCGGCATGCGCGGGCTCGCCGACGCCCAGATCGACCTGTACGGGCCGGACACCGACATCCACTCCGGCTCCTTCGGCGGCGCCGTCCCCAACCCGGCCCAGGTCGCGGCCGAGCTGGCCGCCGCCCTGCACGACGCGGACCGCAGGGTCGCCGTCCCGGGCTTCTACGACGGCGTGGTCGAGCTGACCGAGCGCGAGCGCGAGCTCTTCGCCGAGCTGCCCTTCGACGAGGAGCAGTGGCTGCGGGTCGCCAAGTCGTACGGCACCCGCGGCGAGGCCGGGTACACCACCCTGGAGCGGATCTGGGCCCGGCCGACCGCCGAGGTCAACGGCATCTGGGGCGGCTACACCGGCCCGGGCGGCAAGACCATCGTGCCGACCTCGGCGCACCTCAAGCTGTCCTTCCGGCTGGTCGCCGGGCAGGAGGTGGAGAAGGTCCGTGAGGCGGTGCGGGCCTGGGTGGCCGAGCGGGTGCCCGAGGGCATCCGCTACGAGCTGGTCTTCCCGGGCGCGACTCGGCCCTGCCTGACCCCGCTGGACCACCCGGCGCTGCAGTCCACCGTCCGCGCGATGGGGCGGGCCTTCGGGCAGAAGATCCTGTTCACCCGGGAGGGCGGCTCCGGCCCGGCCGCGGACCTGCAGGACGTGCTGGGCGCGCCGGTGCTGTTCCTCGGCATCTCGGTGCCCTCGGACGGCTGGCACTCGGTCAACGAGAAGGTCGAACTGGACCTGCTGGCCAAGGGCGTGGAGACCGCCGCGTACCTGTGGGGCGACCTGGCCGAGAACTTCCGGCCCGGTGCGTGA
- a CDS encoding ABC transporter permease encodes MKLSAWRVALRIARRDALRAKGRSALVIAMVALPVLGVTGADVVFRSADLSPAEKAVRIMGQAAAELEMVERGSAVLQAPDPSDGLSVENPTDDLKPGDVPRHTPEQQRALDTAPGDLVKQLLPAGAVLVPEREGPNTAASSVMGLLSTRVNEMDLNDPVWQGRVDLVKGRAPANGHEVAVTPAFLKRSGLKIGERTAVRGLEADPFTITGVYEYPGELTASELFAPPGTLIDRLATPPGASRGPATGTDEPVRWLVKLPAGADLDWRKVVELNRYGFSATSRAVLIDPPARADVPFYVKADERSQNQTSYFDRTSVVILATVVGMALLEIVLLAGPAFAVGARRSRRQLGLLAAAGGDRANVRAVVLGGGIVLGVTGAVVGLGLGVSLVALLRTQAEEYSGRRFGHFALQPLDLIGVLVVGLVTGLLAAVVPAVQASRQDVVAALTGRDSLKPPNRKLAVLGLLMLGGGAALALLGATSGIGSRSLAVLGGSVVAELGMVALTPYLVGLFGRLGRWLSLGPRLALRDSVRHRGRTAPAVAAVMAAVAGAVAVGVYTTSVAEQNRREYVAHGPSGSVLLGRGWLSGTDAKLLPQMREAVERSIPDLGPRADVQNVHYKGDCSENSSCGYISVDLPKEIRCPVLDPGREFAPGEAERILSTDTRCQTDNRRGNPYGALTAGDATLLHNLYGVTDPAAGQALAAGKAVVFDPRYLKDGKVAVQFREPADLSTGPADRKQVSHEIAVDAVLADTSVPSPGQAVISPATAAGLGFTTTSVGSVWLPGAAPSDGSQQKADGALARITDRSLLTVERGYRSQADLVTLGLTVFAGLVALGAAGIATGLAAADSQRDLTTLAAVGAEPRIRRSLSGFQCGVIAAMGAVLGVVCGIVPGVALRKVESAGGSYPGISPEELANQAIVVLPWPTIAGAVVVLPVLAAALAAVLTRSRITLLRRSG; translated from the coding sequence GTGAAGCTCAGCGCCTGGCGGGTCGCCCTGCGCATCGCCCGCCGTGACGCCCTGCGGGCCAAGGGCCGCAGCGCCCTCGTCATCGCGATGGTCGCGCTGCCCGTACTCGGTGTCACCGGGGCCGACGTGGTCTTCCGCAGCGCCGACCTCTCGCCCGCCGAGAAGGCCGTGCGGATCATGGGCCAGGCGGCCGCCGAACTGGAGATGGTCGAGCGCGGCTCCGCCGTCCTCCAGGCGCCCGACCCGTCCGACGGGCTCAGCGTCGAGAACCCCACGGACGACCTCAAGCCCGGCGACGTCCCCCGGCACACCCCCGAGCAGCAGCGCGCCCTGGACACCGCGCCCGGCGACCTGGTCAAGCAGCTGCTCCCGGCCGGTGCCGTCCTGGTGCCCGAACGCGAGGGCCCGAACACCGCGGCGAGCAGCGTCATGGGCCTGCTGTCCACCCGCGTCAACGAGATGGACCTGAACGACCCGGTCTGGCAGGGCCGCGTCGACCTGGTCAAGGGCCGGGCCCCCGCGAACGGTCACGAGGTCGCCGTCACCCCGGCCTTCCTCAAGCGGTCCGGCCTCAAGATCGGCGAACGGACCGCCGTCCGCGGCCTGGAGGCCGACCCGTTCACCATCACCGGCGTCTACGAGTACCCCGGCGAGCTCACCGCCAGCGAACTCTTCGCGCCGCCCGGCACCCTGATCGACCGGCTCGCCACGCCCCCCGGCGCCTCCCGCGGCCCGGCCACCGGCACCGACGAGCCCGTCCGCTGGCTGGTCAAGCTCCCGGCCGGCGCCGACCTCGACTGGCGCAAGGTCGTCGAACTCAACCGGTACGGCTTCAGCGCCACCTCGCGCGCCGTCCTGATCGACCCCCCGGCCCGCGCCGACGTCCCCTTCTACGTCAAGGCGGACGAGCGGTCGCAGAACCAGACCTCCTACTTCGACCGGACCAGCGTGGTCATCCTGGCCACCGTGGTCGGCATGGCACTGCTGGAGATCGTCCTCCTCGCGGGCCCCGCCTTCGCCGTCGGAGCCCGGCGCTCCCGGCGGCAGCTCGGTCTGCTCGCCGCCGCCGGCGGTGACCGTGCCAACGTCCGCGCCGTCGTGCTCGGCGGGGGCATCGTCCTCGGCGTGACCGGTGCCGTCGTCGGCCTCGGCCTCGGCGTCAGCCTGGTCGCGCTGCTGCGGACCCAGGCCGAGGAGTACTCCGGCCGGCGCTTCGGCCACTTCGCCCTCCAGCCGCTCGATCTGATCGGCGTGCTCGTGGTGGGCCTGGTCACCGGTCTGCTCGCCGCGGTCGTCCCCGCCGTCCAGGCCTCCCGCCAGGACGTCGTCGCCGCGCTCACCGGCCGGGACTCGCTCAAGCCGCCGAACCGCAAGCTCGCCGTGCTCGGCCTGCTGATGCTGGGCGGAGGCGCCGCCCTGGCCCTGCTCGGCGCCACCAGCGGCATCGGCAGCCGCAGCCTCGCCGTGCTCGGCGGCTCGGTCGTCGCCGAACTCGGGATGGTCGCCCTCACGCCCTACCTGGTCGGCCTGTTCGGCCGGCTCGGCCGCTGGCTCTCGCTCGGCCCCCGGCTCGCCCTGCGCGACTCGGTGCGCCATCGGGGCCGCACCGCGCCCGCCGTCGCCGCCGTCATGGCCGCGGTGGCCGGCGCCGTCGCGGTCGGCGTCTACACCACCAGCGTTGCGGAGCAGAACCGGCGCGAGTACGTCGCGCACGGTCCCTCCGGTTCCGTCCTGCTCGGCCGGGGCTGGCTGTCCGGTACCGACGCCAAGCTGCTGCCGCAGATGCGGGAGGCCGTCGAGCGCAGCATCCCCGACCTCGGCCCGCGCGCCGACGTGCAGAACGTGCACTACAAGGGGGACTGTTCCGAGAACTCGTCCTGCGGCTACATCAGCGTGGACCTGCCCAAGGAGATCCGCTGCCCCGTCCTCGACCCGGGCCGCGAGTTCGCGCCCGGTGAGGCCGAGCGGATCCTGTCCACCGACACGCGCTGCCAGACCGACAACCGCCGGGGCAACCCGTACGGCGCGCTGACGGCCGGTGACGCCACCCTGCTGCACAACCTGTACGGCGTCACCGACCCGGCCGCCGGGCAGGCCCTCGCCGCCGGCAAGGCCGTGGTCTTCGACCCCCGGTACCTCAAGGACGGCAAGGTCGCGGTGCAGTTCAGAGAGCCGGCCGACCTCAGCACCGGCCCCGCCGACCGGAAGCAGGTCAGCCACGAGATCGCCGTCGACGCGGTGCTCGCGGACACCTCGGTTCCCTCGCCCGGGCAGGCCGTGATCAGCCCGGCCACCGCGGCCGGACTGGGGTTCACCACCACGTCGGTCGGCTCGGTCTGGCTGCCCGGCGCGGCGCCCTCGGACGGCTCCCAGCAGAAGGCCGACGGCGCGCTCGCCAGGATCACCGACCGCAGCCTCCTCACCGTCGAGCGCGGCTACCGGTCCCAGGCCGATCTCGTCACCCTCGGCCTGACCGTGTTCGCCGGCCTGGTCGCCCTCGGCGCGGCCGGCATCGCCACCGGCCTGGCCGCCGCCGACTCCCAGCGCGACCTGACCACCCTCGCGGCGGTCGGCGCCGAGCCCCGCATCCGGCGCTCGCTGTCCGGCTTCCAGTGCGGCGTGATCGCCGCGATGGGCGCCGTGCTCGGCGTGGTCTGCGGCATCGTGCCGGGCGTGGCACTGCGCAAGGTCGAGAGCGCGGGGGGAAGTTACCCCGGCATCAGTCCGGAGGAGCTCGCCAACCAGGCGATCGTGGTCCTCCCGTGGCCCACCATCGCCGGCGCCGTCGTGGTGCTCCCGGTGCTCGCGGCCGCCCTCGCGGCGGTGCTGACCCGCTCGCGGATCACGCTGCTGCGCCGCTCCGGCTGA
- a CDS encoding GntR family transcriptional regulator, translating to MTIPRGTAQSPKYQRLAADLRRRIAEGEFTADAALPVESELERQYGVARNTVRLAVDVLVNEGRLVRLQGKGTYLREHPVLDHRAYGPTSAPAPRDCLAAPSEVYLGEAAEAGRELGTDFEMMIVRARVDIAERLGLRPGEAIVVRRQLRLLDREPYSIEESHYRAGLAAGTPLMEPDPVEGGDEAVLAALGRTEIGAVDHLVARMPGPEEAQWFQGGPGVPLMVQTRVTYDRRGPVRVIETRYSADRSRLVYGVGDLGARTTLPAPAAPVDPARADAT from the coding sequence GTGACAATCCCCCGGGGCACCGCCCAATCCCCCAAATACCAGCGCCTCGCCGCCGACCTGCGCCGTCGGATCGCCGAGGGCGAGTTCACCGCCGACGCCGCCCTGCCGGTCGAGAGCGAACTGGAACGCCAGTACGGCGTCGCCCGCAACACCGTTCGCCTCGCCGTCGACGTCCTGGTCAACGAGGGCCGCCTGGTCCGCCTCCAGGGCAAGGGCACCTACCTGCGCGAACACCCCGTCCTGGACCACCGCGCCTACGGACCGACCTCGGCCCCCGCGCCGCGCGACTGCCTCGCCGCGCCCTCCGAGGTCTACCTCGGCGAGGCCGCCGAAGCCGGGCGCGAACTCGGCACCGACTTCGAGATGATGATCGTCCGGGCCCGGGTGGACATCGCCGAACGGCTCGGACTGCGCCCCGGCGAGGCCATCGTGGTCCGCCGCCAGCTGCGGCTGCTCGACCGCGAGCCGTACTCCATCGAGGAGAGCCACTACCGGGCCGGCCTCGCCGCCGGCACCCCGCTGATGGAACCCGACCCCGTCGAAGGCGGCGACGAGGCCGTGCTCGCCGCCCTCGGACGCACCGAGATCGGCGCCGTCGACCACCTCGTCGCCCGGATGCCCGGGCCCGAGGAGGCCCAGTGGTTCCAGGGCGGCCCCGGCGTGCCGCTCATGGTGCAGACCCGCGTCACCTACGACCGGCGCGGGCCCGTCCGGGTCATCGAGACCCGCTACTCGGCCGACCGCAGCCGGCTCGTCTACGGCGTCGGCGACCTCGGCGCGCGCACCACGCTTCCCGCGCCCGCCGCACCCGTCGACCCCGCCCGGGCCGACGCGACGTGA
- a CDS encoding ABC transporter ATP-binding protein, with protein sequence MVSHTQEGRPAPVLHLENVTRVHGHGAAEVQALRGVDLKVHPGEFVAVMGPSGSGKSTLLTLAGGLDTPTDGRVLIEGTSLGELNRKKLAQVRRRSVGYVFQDYNLIPALTAAENISLPRELDGLSARAARREALAALEELGIPELADRFPDDMSGGQQQRVAIARALIGDRRLVLADEPTGALDSTTGEAVLAVLRARCDAGAAAMMVTHEARHAAWADRVVFLRDGRMVDESVSQDAASLLVSAATNSRKVDE encoded by the coding sequence ATCGTGTCCCACACCCAAGAAGGCCGGCCCGCGCCGGTGCTGCACCTGGAGAACGTCACCCGGGTCCACGGCCACGGCGCCGCCGAGGTCCAGGCCCTGCGCGGTGTCGACCTCAAGGTCCACCCCGGCGAGTTCGTCGCCGTCATGGGCCCCTCCGGCTCCGGCAAGTCGACCCTGCTCACCCTCGCCGGCGGCCTCGACACCCCGACCGACGGCCGGGTCCTGATCGAGGGCACCTCCCTCGGCGAGCTCAACCGCAAGAAGCTCGCCCAGGTGCGCCGCCGCTCCGTCGGCTACGTCTTCCAGGACTACAACCTGATCCCGGCCCTCACCGCCGCCGAGAACATCTCGCTGCCCCGAGAACTCGACGGCCTCTCCGCCCGGGCCGCCCGCCGCGAGGCACTGGCCGCACTGGAGGAACTCGGCATCCCCGAACTCGCCGACCGCTTCCCCGACGACATGTCCGGCGGCCAGCAGCAGCGCGTCGCCATCGCCCGCGCCCTGATCGGCGACCGCCGCCTCGTCCTCGCCGACGAACCCACCGGCGCCCTCGACTCCACCACCGGCGAAGCCGTCCTCGCCGTCCTGCGCGCCCGCTGCGACGCCGGCGCCGCCGCCATGATGGTCACCCACGAGGCGCGGCACGCCGCCTGGGCCGACCGCGTCGTCTTCCTGCGCGACGGCCGCATGGTCGACGAGTCCGTCAGCCAGGACGCCGCCAGCCTGCTCGTCAGCGCCGCCACCAACAGCAGGAAGGTGGACGAGTGA